Within the Actinomycetota bacterium genome, the region AAGGTCATTCAAGTTTTTAGATACTTCACGCATTTCTTCTAATACCTCTTCTCTGTCTTCAACTCTCAATGATAGGATTAATTTTGAAACCCTGTTTTTCTCCGCCCTGAGTTCCTCTACCTCGACCAGAAGTTCTCTTCTTTGAATATCCAGATCAAGTAGTTTATCAATATCAATATCAATATTTCTATTTCTTACTTCTTGTTTAACTCGGTCTGGATCCTGTCTAATCAGTTTAATATCTAACATCTCTATATATTATGTTCTCCTTCTTAGTATTACTTTTTAATAATTTACTATATTTTAACCAATTATTTTATTTTCACCTTTTTCGGATTTTTGAAGAGCCTTTTTTATCGCCATCTCTTCTTCATTTGAAAGCTTTATTCTTGATTTTCCATTTAAAATGGGTTTTACATAAACCCTCGCA harbors:
- a CDS encoding serine--tRNA ligase, which encodes MLDIKLIRQDPDRVKQEVRNRNIDIDIDKLLDLDIQRRELLVEVEELRAEKNRVSKLILSLRVEDREEVLEEMREVSKNLNDL